Proteins co-encoded in one Deltaproteobacteria bacterium genomic window:
- a CDS encoding amino acid racemase, whose translation MDEQTIGILGGMGPEATLTCYARIIANTPAARDQDHLRVIIDSNPKVPDRTRAILEQGESPFPVLIAGCRALERAGADFIIIPCVTAHFFWEDLLSQSPLPLISLLDTVAEAIAKYHPEIKTVGLLATSGTIQSGIFQRRLAAAHIETLVCDQAEQERIMSAIYKVKNSSSRLSRDAITAELVEIAQRLQERGAQGIVAGCTEIPLVLGPEHLTVPYFDCLLLLARAAIRRAGLEPVPIGEEGNIPL comes from the coding sequence GTGGACGAGCAAACCATCGGAATACTGGGCGGCATGGGACCCGAGGCTACGTTGACCTGTTATGCCCGCATCATCGCCAACACCCCTGCCGCAAGGGATCAGGATCACTTGCGGGTGATAATCGATTCCAACCCCAAGGTGCCCGATCGAACCCGGGCAATCCTGGAGCAGGGCGAGTCGCCCTTTCCGGTTCTTATAGCGGGCTGCAGGGCCCTTGAGCGGGCCGGGGCCGATTTCATCATTATCCCATGCGTAACAGCCCATTTTTTCTGGGAAGATCTTTTGTCTCAGAGTCCCTTGCCCTTGATATCCCTGTTGGACACGGTGGCGGAAGCCATAGCCAAATACCATCCGGAAATCAAGACAGTCGGTCTTTTGGCCACCAGCGGAACTATTCAAAGCGGAATATTCCAGCGACGTTTGGCGGCAGCGCATATCGAGACCCTGGTCTGTGACCAGGCGGAGCAGGAACGGATCATGTCCGCCATCTATAAAGTCAAAAATTCCTCGTCCCGCCTCTCGCGGGATGCCATCACCGCTGAATTGGTGGAGATCGCCCAAAGGTTGCAGGAGCGGGGTGCTCAGGGTATCGTGGCAGGCTGTACCGAAATACCCCTGGTCCTGGGACCCGAGCACCTCACGGTGCCTTACTTTGATTGTCTTTTGCTTTTGGCCAGGGCGGCTATCCGCCGTGCCGGCCTTGAACCGGTACCTATTGGAGAGGAGGGGAATATTCCCCTTTAG
- a CDS encoding D-cysteine desulfhydrase, whose protein sequence is MNLARFPRRRYSTGPSPIEELPRLTRALGGPRIFMKRDDLLGPAAGGNKTRKLEFVVADALARGADTLITCGAVQSNHCRLTLAVAVKEGLKCCLVLEERVPGSYNPRAGGNNLLYSLMGVEQIKVVPAGSDMMAEMQKVAEDLTARGRRPYVIPGGASNELGALGYVACAEEILSQLFDMGLVVDRVVCASGSTGTQAGLVTGFYGNNSGISVVGINVSRPKEEQEELVYDLVQRTAAKVGIAQEIPRRAVLCFGDYVGPGYSRPTPGMVEAVKLLARTEAILLDPVYTGKAMAGLIDLVRKGFFRKDQTLLFVHTGGSPALYAYLDSFLD, encoded by the coding sequence ATGAACTTGGCACGTTTCCCCCGTAGGCGTTACAGCACCGGACCGTCTCCCATAGAAGAACTGCCGCGGCTTACCCGGGCGCTGGGCGGACCGCGTATATTTATGAAGCGCGATGATCTGTTGGGCCCGGCTGCAGGGGGGAACAAGACCCGCAAACTGGAGTTTGTGGTGGCCGATGCCTTGGCCCGAGGGGCCGATACCCTGATTACCTGCGGCGCTGTTCAATCCAACCACTGCCGGCTCACCTTGGCGGTGGCGGTCAAGGAAGGATTGAAGTGTTGCCTGGTGCTGGAAGAACGCGTGCCCGGCAGCTATAACCCCAGGGCCGGCGGCAACAATCTGCTCTACAGCCTGATGGGGGTGGAGCAGATCAAGGTGGTGCCGGCCGGCTCGGACATGATGGCCGAGATGCAAAAGGTCGCCGAAGACCTGACCGCCCGGGGCCGCAGGCCCTATGTGATTCCAGGGGGGGCCTCCAACGAACTGGGTGCCTTGGGTTATGTCGCCTGTGCCGAGGAGATCCTCTCCCAGTTGTTTGATATGGGGCTGGTGGTGGACAGAGTGGTCTGCGCCAGCGGAAGCACCGGCACCCAGGCAGGACTGGTGACAGGCTTTTACGGCAACAACAGCGGCATCTCCGTGGTGGGTATCAATGTAAGCCGTCCCAAGGAGGAACAAGAAGAGTTGGTCTATGACCTGGTGCAAAGAACCGCGGCCAAGGTCGGAATAGCCCAGGAGATTCCACGCCGGGCGGTGCTCTGCTTCGGAGATTACGTGGGACCAGGATACTCACGACCCACTCCCGGTATGGTGGAGGCGGTGAAGCTGTTGGCCCGAACCGAAGCCATTCTCCTGGATCCGGTTTACACCGGAAAGGCCATGGCCGGCCTGATCGACCTAGTCCGGAAAGGATTCTTCAGAAAAGACCAGACACTGCTCTTTGTTCATACCGGGGGCTCCCCCGCCTTGTATGCCTATCTGGACAGCTTCCTGGATTAA
- a CDS encoding response regulator, which yields MKFFRDRINLIKTARWKFVILRGTEIALPVRRPWKNFSTAGRDFEKEGQMADKIWVADDDLFYRKLISEVLTSYGYDVMAMHDGTHLLGVLEEESPELIVLDVFMARKSGIELLEEMNRLFETRGEDRIPVIMITGDDSRETEIAARQAKADFFLLKPFSGQELYEVVYRMIKEKKRRRCLKEKKGLKSD from the coding sequence GTGAAATTTTTTCGTGACAGGATTAATCTAATAAAAACAGCAAGATGGAAATTTGTCATCCTGAGGGGCACAGAAATTGCCTTACCGGTTAGAAGACCGTGGAAGAATTTTTCAACTGCCGGTCGTGATTTTGAAAAGGAGGGGCAGATGGCGGACAAGATTTGGGTAGCCGATGATGACCTGTTTTACAGAAAACTTATCTCTGAAGTGCTAACGAGTTACGGATATGATGTAATGGCAATGCATGACGGGACCCATTTGTTGGGAGTGCTTGAAGAGGAATCTCCCGAACTGATCGTTCTTGATGTTTTCATGGCACGAAAGAGTGGAATTGAATTGCTTGAGGAGATGAACCGACTCTTTGAGACTCGGGGGGAAGATCGGATACCTGTAATAATGATTACAGGGGATGACTCAAGAGAAACTGAAATAGCAGCACGACAAGCAAAAGCCGATTTTTTTTTGTTAAAACCCTTTTCAGGTCAGGAACTCTATGAAGTAGTTTATCGAATGATCAAAGAGAAAAAAAGAAGAAGATGCTTGAAAGAGAAGAAAGGCCTGAAAAGCGATTAA